In Drosophila simulans strain w501 chromosome 3R, Prin_Dsim_3.1, whole genome shotgun sequence, a single window of DNA contains:
- the LOC6727872 gene encoding unconventional myosin-XVIIIa isoform X8: MQQQQATEKFTSGEENAGPVESDRLEKEKFLARVLAAMNGGPRSGTLASNNSSGSSLNSTLSGSAPLARPPKPPASQARKQLRLLPKQREQSPVLSNGHTTRSTLSHQHTTNKYTLKSTGGSAGSLSLSSSLLGNKDSEIPYEVSLKLPLNPPTGADSDRHRLVNRSPSPAFSVSSRCSTQSSISNFTSNSRLQTPPRRVFPQSYTRGSGGVDPYEMRQLESSPVVFDGNLSFVLGCQRQPVHQSMRASPSFEDPRTSSAYLSEKIQNFLKRTDHVQEEWTAMARRTRRTTSNSGRAGGSESRCTTPGSTCSGYDDYDTISLIERQRERNSMERCGSVGRTRSSQNILTKAFQLAKQLPHTPTSRGNSVARDRESSVATISLTTGDNDDDDDRTIREEDDELSELTVDLAEERSTAHIATERLEAETAERLKLEKELGDQANKVKNLQETTEKLEMELICAKSDLNGISEDEDAENEDGVGGGVYKLKYERVARELEFTKRRLHTQHEHDLEQLVGLKKHLEMKLSDAYEEVVEQRQVVGQWKRKAQKMTNEMNDLRMLLEEQNARNNLLEKKQRKFDAECQSLQDAARQERQAKERYGREKDVLQAEKFTLEQTLADTRLDLDLKEEKLASLQRELEEMTFGGGTEEEFAQLRRSKNETERRAKEQEEELDEMAGQIQLLEQAKLRLEMTLETMRKEARRESQQRDEELEEVRGNGYKKIKALECQLETEHEERTLLLREKHELERRLSSMEDRDRVDRDAEEALNQKLRRDLRKYKALLKDAQTQLERLKADTPGKTLIRQLRNQLEDAESARSLAMKARQTAEAELTEVQAMFDESHRARNDAEERANAAHRDRAELQAQIEENEEELGELMKKYSATVKQLNTEQINVSEAEFKLNEMEAERNNLKEQVAELQHRLDNVENLGDPSMAMMSKRLELRTKELESRLELEQATRARLEVQVNRHKEALEKLQNEVTQSKMREMQAQDVIKKSQKSLRDMREEFHVVSSREQESLTRRKDLEKKMEQMESEGAALKNDLRLALQRIADLQQAMEEEGEEELSESDESLSSVGSISDLEDRLRPVHVKRSSQQSLNGSIGGGGGSVVSSTRTVVFEKDDNSPRITVTSPSSPHIHKLALAAKAIPANKPDTKPAASTRMELTVPAGQHNGHNA; encoded by the exons atgcagcaacaacaagccacAGAAAAATTCA CTTCAGGTGAGGAGAATGCAGGGCCTGTAGAATCGGACCGATTGGAAAAGGAGAAGTTCTTGGCTCGCGTACTGGCAGCCATGAACGGCGGCCCTAGATCAGGAACCCTCGCctccaacaacagcagcggctcATCGTTGAACTCTACGTTGAGTGGATCCGCCCCTCTGGCACGCCCGCCCAAACCACCTGCCAGCCAAGCCAGGAAGCAGCTCCGCCTGCTGCCCAAGCAGCGGGAGCAGAGTCCTGTGCTGAGCAATGGCCACACCACACGTTCCACACTGAGCCACCAGCACACAACCAACAAATACACACTGAAATCCACTGGTGGCAGTGCCGGCAGCTTGTCGCTTTCATCGTCCTTGCTGGGTAATAAGGACTCTGAAATACCGTACGAGGTCTCGCTGAAACTGCCACTGAATCCTCCCACAGGAGCGGACAGTGACCGTCATCGCCTAGTAAACCGTTCGCCTAGTCCGGCCTTCTCCGTGTCCTCGCGATGCTCAACCCAGTCATCAATCTCCAACTTCACCTCGAATTCACGACTGCAGACGCCACCGCGAAGGGTCTTTCCGCAGAGTTACACGCGCGGGTCGGGTGGAGTCGATCCCTACGAAATGCGACAGTTGGAGAGTTCCCCTGTGGTCTTTGATGGCAATCTCTCCTTTGTGCTCGGATGCCAAAGACAGCCGGTGCATCAGTCGATGCGTGCTTCGCCCTCTTTCGAGGATCCGCGCACGTCATCCGCTTATCTGAGTGAGAAGATACAGAATTTCCTGAAGCGCACAGATCATGTACAGGAGGAGTGGACCGCCATGGCCAGGAGGACGCGAAGAACCACCAGCAATAGTGGTCGTGCAGGAGGATCTGAAAGTCGCTGCACCACGCCAGGCAGCACCTGTTCCGGATACGATGACTACGATACCATCTCGCTAATAGAGCGTCAGCGAGAGAGAAACAGCATGGAGCGCTGCGGATCGGTGGGACGCACTCGCTCCTCGCAGAACATCTTGACCAAGGCCTTTCAACTGGCCAAACAGCTTCCCCATACGCCAACGTCACGTGGGAATTCGGTTGCCCGGGATCGGGAGTCATCTGTGGCCACCATTAGTCTAACGACCGGGGAcaatgacgatgatgatgatcgcACCATTCGTGAGGAGGATGATGAG CTATCCGAGCTGACGGTGGACCTGGCCGAGGAGCGATCCACGGCTCACATAGCCACCGAGCGGCTGGAGGCGGAAACCGCCGAACGCTTGAAACTGGAGAAGGAGCTGGGCGATCAAGCCAACAAGGTGAAGAACCTTCAGGAGACGACGGAGAAGCTGGAAATGGAGCTGATATGCGCCAAGTCCGATCTGAATGGCATCTCTGAGGACGAGGATGCAGAGAACGAGGATGGGGTCGGTGGCGGCGTCTACAAGCTCAAGTACGAGCGGGTGGCCAGGGAGCTGGAGTTCACCAAAAGGCGGTTACACACGCAGCATGAGCACGATCTGGAACAGCTGGTCGGGCTCAAGAAGCATTTGGAGATGAAG CTTTCCGATGCCTACGAAGAAGTTGTGGAGCAACGTCAGGTTGTGGGCCAATGGAAGCGCAAGGCACAGAAGATGACCAACGAGATGAACGATCTGCGCATGCTGCTCGAGGAGCAAAATGCGCGCAACAATTTGCTCGAGAAGAAGCAGCGCAAGTTCGACGCCGAGTGCCAGTCCCTGCAGGATGCAGCGCGTCAGGAGCGGCAGGCCAAAGAGCGCTACGGTCGCGAAAAGGACGTCCTGCAGGCCGAGAAGTTTACGCTGGAGCAAACGCTGGCG GACACCCGTCTGGATCTTGACCTCAAGGAGGAGAAACTTGCATCGCTACAGCgcgagctggaggagatgaCCTTTGGTGGCGGCACCGAGGAGGAGTTCGCCCAACTGCGGCGCTCCAAAAATGAAACAGAGCGTCGGGCCAAGGAACAGGAGGAAGAACTGGACGAGATGGCCGGTCAGATACAGCTGCTCGAGCAAGCCAAGCTTCGCCTGGAGATGACCCTGGAAACAATGCGCAAGGAAGCGCGCCGTGAGTCCCAGCAGCGGGACGAAGAGCTGGAAGAAGTACGCGGCAATGGCTACAAGAAGATTAAAGCCCTTGAATGCCAGCTGGAAACTGAGCACGAGGAGCGGACTCTGCTGCTGCGCGAGAAGCACGAGCTAGAGCGTCGTCTCTCCTCCATGGAGGATCGCGATCGTGTTGATCGCGACGCCGAGGAAGCGCTCAACCAAAAACTACGACGAGATCTTCGCAAATACAAGGCCCTGCTCAAGGACGCCCAGACACAGTTGGAGCGACTTAAGGCTGACACGCCTGGCAAGACGCTTATAAGACAACTGCGTAACCAACTGGAGGATGCCGAATCTGCTCGTTCGCTGGCTATGAAAGCGCGACAAACTGCGGAAGCCGAACTTACTGAAGTGCAGGCCATGTTCGATGAGTCGCATCGAGCTAGGAATGACGCGGAGGAGCGAGCCAATGCAGCACACAGAGATCGGGCTGAGCTGCAGGCCCAGATCGAGGAgaacgaggaggagctgggcgAGCTGATGAAGAAGTACAGCGCCACGGTAAAACAACTGAATACAGAGCAGATCAACGTATCCGAGGCTGAGTTTAAGCTCAATGAAATGGAAGCAGAGCGCAATAATCTCAAGGAGCAGGTGGCCGAGCTGCAACACCGACTGGACAACGTTGAGAACTTGGGGGATCCATCTATGGCCATGATGTCCAAGCG ACTGGAGCTGCGCACCAAGGAATTAGAGTCTCGACTGGAACTAGAGCAGGCCACACGGGCTCGCCTTGAAGTGCAGGTGAACCGTCACAAAGAGGCTCTGGAAAAACTGCAGAACGAGGTGACGCAGTCAAAGATGCGTGAGATGCAGGCCCAGGATGTAATCAAAAAATCGCAAAAGAGTTTGCGCGACATGCGCGAAGAGTTTCACGTTGTCTCCAGCCGCGAGCAGGAGTCGCTCACGCGGCGCAAGGACCTCGAGAAGAAGATGGAGCAAATGGAGTCGGAGGGAGCGGCGCTTAAAAACGATCTGCGACTGGCTTTACAGCGAATAGCTGATCTACAACAGGCAATGGAGGAAGAGGGCGAGGAGGAGCTGAGCGAAAG TGATGAAAGCCTCAGTTCGGTGGGCTCTATCAGTGATCTGGAGGATCGACTTCGGCCAGTTCATGTGAAACGCAGCTCACAGCAGTCCTTGAACGGCAGCatcggcggcggaggcggcagCGTTGTCAGCTCCACCCGCACCGTGGTGTTCGAAAAGGACGACAACAGCCCGAG AATAACAGTGACGTCGCCATCGTCGCCACACATTCATAAGCTGGCACTGGCGGCCAAAGCCATACCGGCCAACAAACCGGACACAAAACCTGCAGCGTCTACCAGGATGGAGTTAACAGTGCCAGCGGGCCAGCATAATGGCCATAATGCCTAG
- the LOC6727872 gene encoding unconventional myosin-XVIIIa isoform X9, whose amino-acid sequence MPPLSPANEATADIAASGEENAGPVESDRLEKEKFLARVLAAMNGGPRSGTLASNNSSGSSLNSTLSGSAPLARPPKPPASQARKQLRLLPKQREQSPVLSNGHTTRSTLSHQHTTNKYTLKSTGGSAGSLSLSSSLLGADSDRHRLVNRSPSPAFSVSSRCSTQSSISNFTSNSRLQTPPRRVFPQSYTRGSGGVDPYEMRQLESSPVVFDGNLSFVLGCQRQPVHQSMRASPSFEDPRTSSAYLSEKIQNFLKRTDHVQEEWTAMARRTRRTTSNSGRAGGSESRCTTPGSTCSGYDDYDTISLIERQRERNSMERCGSVGRTRSSQNILTKAFQLAKQLPHTPTSRGNSVARDRESSVATISLTTGDNDDDDDRTIREEDDELSELTVDLAEERSTAHIATERLEAETAERLKLEKELGDQANKVKNLQETTEKLEMELICAKSDLNGISEDEDAENEDGVGGGVYKLKYERVARELEFTKRRLHTQHEHDLEQLVGLKKHLEMKLSDAYEEVVEQRQVVGQWKRKAQKMTNEMNDLRMLLEEQNARNNLLEKKQRKFDAECQSLQDAARQERQAKERYGREKDVLQAEKFTLEQTLADTRLDLDLKEEKLASLQRELEEMTFGGGTEEEFAQLRRSKNETERRAKEQEEELDEMAGQIQLLEQAKLRLEMTLETMRKEARRESQQRDEELEEVRGNGYKKIKALECQLETEHEERTLLLREKHELERRLSSMEDRDRVDRDAEEALNQKLRRDLRKYKALLKDAQTQLERLKADTPGKTLIRQLRNQLEDAESARSLAMKARQTAEAELTEVQAMFDESHRARNDAEERANAAHRDRAELQAQIEENEEELGELMKKYSATVKQLNTEQINVSEAEFKLNEMEAERNNLKEQVAELQHRLDNVENLGDPSMAMMSKRLELRTKELESRLELEQATRARLEVQVNRHKEALEKLQNEVTQSKMREMQAQDVIKKSQKSLRDMREEFHVVSSREQESLTRRKDLEKKMEQMESEGAALKNDLRLALQRIADLQQAMEEEGEEELSESDESLSSVGSISDLEDRLRPVHVKRSSQQSLNGSIGGGGGSVVSSTRTVVFEKDDNSPRITVTSPSSPHIHKLALAAKAIPANKPDTKPAASTRMELTVPAGQHNGHNA is encoded by the exons ATGCCTCCCCTGTCGCCTGCTAATGAGGCTACTGCTGACATTGCAGCTTCAGGTGAGGAGAATGCAGGGCCTGTAGAATCGGACCGATTGGAAAAGGAGAAGTTCTTGGCTCGCGTACTGGCAGCCATGAACGGCGGCCCTAGATCAGGAACCCTCGCctccaacaacagcagcggctcATCGTTGAACTCTACGTTGAGTGGATCCGCCCCTCTGGCACGCCCGCCCAAACCACCTGCCAGCCAAGCCAGGAAGCAGCTCCGCCTGCTGCCCAAGCAGCGGGAGCAGAGTCCTGTGCTGAGCAATGGCCACACCACACGTTCCACACTGAGCCACCAGCACACAACCAACAAATACACACTGAAATCCACTGGTGGCAGTGCCGGCAGCTTGTCGCTTTCATCGTCCTTGCTGG GAGCGGACAGTGACCGTCATCGCCTAGTAAACCGTTCGCCTAGTCCGGCCTTCTCCGTGTCCTCGCGATGCTCAACCCAGTCATCAATCTCCAACTTCACCTCGAATTCACGACTGCAGACGCCACCGCGAAGGGTCTTTCCGCAGAGTTACACGCGCGGGTCGGGTGGAGTCGATCCCTACGAAATGCGACAGTTGGAGAGTTCCCCTGTGGTCTTTGATGGCAATCTCTCCTTTGTGCTCGGATGCCAAAGACAGCCGGTGCATCAGTCGATGCGTGCTTCGCCCTCTTTCGAGGATCCGCGCACGTCATCCGCTTATCTGAGTGAGAAGATACAGAATTTCCTGAAGCGCACAGATCATGTACAGGAGGAGTGGACCGCCATGGCCAGGAGGACGCGAAGAACCACCAGCAATAGTGGTCGTGCAGGAGGATCTGAAAGTCGCTGCACCACGCCAGGCAGCACCTGTTCCGGATACGATGACTACGATACCATCTCGCTAATAGAGCGTCAGCGAGAGAGAAACAGCATGGAGCGCTGCGGATCGGTGGGACGCACTCGCTCCTCGCAGAACATCTTGACCAAGGCCTTTCAACTGGCCAAACAGCTTCCCCATACGCCAACGTCACGTGGGAATTCGGTTGCCCGGGATCGGGAGTCATCTGTGGCCACCATTAGTCTAACGACCGGGGAcaatgacgatgatgatgatcgcACCATTCGTGAGGAGGATGATGAG CTATCCGAGCTGACGGTGGACCTGGCCGAGGAGCGATCCACGGCTCACATAGCCACCGAGCGGCTGGAGGCGGAAACCGCCGAACGCTTGAAACTGGAGAAGGAGCTGGGCGATCAAGCCAACAAGGTGAAGAACCTTCAGGAGACGACGGAGAAGCTGGAAATGGAGCTGATATGCGCCAAGTCCGATCTGAATGGCATCTCTGAGGACGAGGATGCAGAGAACGAGGATGGGGTCGGTGGCGGCGTCTACAAGCTCAAGTACGAGCGGGTGGCCAGGGAGCTGGAGTTCACCAAAAGGCGGTTACACACGCAGCATGAGCACGATCTGGAACAGCTGGTCGGGCTCAAGAAGCATTTGGAGATGAAG CTTTCCGATGCCTACGAAGAAGTTGTGGAGCAACGTCAGGTTGTGGGCCAATGGAAGCGCAAGGCACAGAAGATGACCAACGAGATGAACGATCTGCGCATGCTGCTCGAGGAGCAAAATGCGCGCAACAATTTGCTCGAGAAGAAGCAGCGCAAGTTCGACGCCGAGTGCCAGTCCCTGCAGGATGCAGCGCGTCAGGAGCGGCAGGCCAAAGAGCGCTACGGTCGCGAAAAGGACGTCCTGCAGGCCGAGAAGTTTACGCTGGAGCAAACGCTGGCG GACACCCGTCTGGATCTTGACCTCAAGGAGGAGAAACTTGCATCGCTACAGCgcgagctggaggagatgaCCTTTGGTGGCGGCACCGAGGAGGAGTTCGCCCAACTGCGGCGCTCCAAAAATGAAACAGAGCGTCGGGCCAAGGAACAGGAGGAAGAACTGGACGAGATGGCCGGTCAGATACAGCTGCTCGAGCAAGCCAAGCTTCGCCTGGAGATGACCCTGGAAACAATGCGCAAGGAAGCGCGCCGTGAGTCCCAGCAGCGGGACGAAGAGCTGGAAGAAGTACGCGGCAATGGCTACAAGAAGATTAAAGCCCTTGAATGCCAGCTGGAAACTGAGCACGAGGAGCGGACTCTGCTGCTGCGCGAGAAGCACGAGCTAGAGCGTCGTCTCTCCTCCATGGAGGATCGCGATCGTGTTGATCGCGACGCCGAGGAAGCGCTCAACCAAAAACTACGACGAGATCTTCGCAAATACAAGGCCCTGCTCAAGGACGCCCAGACACAGTTGGAGCGACTTAAGGCTGACACGCCTGGCAAGACGCTTATAAGACAACTGCGTAACCAACTGGAGGATGCCGAATCTGCTCGTTCGCTGGCTATGAAAGCGCGACAAACTGCGGAAGCCGAACTTACTGAAGTGCAGGCCATGTTCGATGAGTCGCATCGAGCTAGGAATGACGCGGAGGAGCGAGCCAATGCAGCACACAGAGATCGGGCTGAGCTGCAGGCCCAGATCGAGGAgaacgaggaggagctgggcgAGCTGATGAAGAAGTACAGCGCCACGGTAAAACAACTGAATACAGAGCAGATCAACGTATCCGAGGCTGAGTTTAAGCTCAATGAAATGGAAGCAGAGCGCAATAATCTCAAGGAGCAGGTGGCCGAGCTGCAACACCGACTGGACAACGTTGAGAACTTGGGGGATCCATCTATGGCCATGATGTCCAAGCG ACTGGAGCTGCGCACCAAGGAATTAGAGTCTCGACTGGAACTAGAGCAGGCCACACGGGCTCGCCTTGAAGTGCAGGTGAACCGTCACAAAGAGGCTCTGGAAAAACTGCAGAACGAGGTGACGCAGTCAAAGATGCGTGAGATGCAGGCCCAGGATGTAATCAAAAAATCGCAAAAGAGTTTGCGCGACATGCGCGAAGAGTTTCACGTTGTCTCCAGCCGCGAGCAGGAGTCGCTCACGCGGCGCAAGGACCTCGAGAAGAAGATGGAGCAAATGGAGTCGGAGGGAGCGGCGCTTAAAAACGATCTGCGACTGGCTTTACAGCGAATAGCTGATCTACAACAGGCAATGGAGGAAGAGGGCGAGGAGGAGCTGAGCGAAAG TGATGAAAGCCTCAGTTCGGTGGGCTCTATCAGTGATCTGGAGGATCGACTTCGGCCAGTTCATGTGAAACGCAGCTCACAGCAGTCCTTGAACGGCAGCatcggcggcggaggcggcagCGTTGTCAGCTCCACCCGCACCGTGGTGTTCGAAAAGGACGACAACAGCCCGAG AATAACAGTGACGTCGCCATCGTCGCCACACATTCATAAGCTGGCACTGGCGGCCAAAGCCATACCGGCCAACAAACCGGACACAAAACCTGCAGCGTCTACCAGGATGGAGTTAACAGTGCCAGCGGGCCAGCATAATGGCCATAATGCCTAG
- the LOC6727872 gene encoding unconventional myosin-XVIIIa isoform X7, whose translation MPPLSPANEATADIAASGEENAGPVESDRLEKEKFLARVLAAMNGGPRSGTLASNNSSGSSLNSTLSGSAPLARPPKPPASQARKQLRLLPKQREQSPVLSNGHTTRSTLSHQHTTNKYTLKSTGGSAGSLSLSSSLLGNKDSEIPYEVSLKLPLNPPTGADSDRHRLVNRSPSPAFSVSSRCSTQSSISNFTSNSRLQTPPRRVFPQSYTRGSGGVDPYEMRQLESSPVVFDGNLSFVLGCQRQPVHQSMRASPSFEDPRTSSAYLSEKIQNFLKRTDHVQEEWTAMARRTRRTTSNSGRAGGSESRCTTPGSTCSGYDDYDTISLIERQRERNSMERCGSVGRTRSSQNILTKAFQLAKQLPHTPTSRGNSVARDRESSVATISLTTGDNDDDDDRTIREEDDELSELTVDLAEERSTAHIATERLEAETAERLKLEKELGDQANKVKNLQETTEKLEMELICAKSDLNGISEDEDAENEDGVGGGVYKLKYERVARELEFTKRRLHTQHEHDLEQLVGLKKHLEMKLSDAYEEVVEQRQVVGQWKRKAQKMTNEMNDLRMLLEEQNARNNLLEKKQRKFDAECQSLQDAARQERQAKERYGREKDVLQAEKFTLEQTLADTRLDLDLKEEKLASLQRELEEMTFGGGTEEEFAQLRRSKNETERRAKEQEEELDEMAGQIQLLEQAKLRLEMTLETMRKEARRESQQRDEELEEVRGNGYKKIKALECQLETEHEERTLLLREKHELERRLSSMEDRDRVDRDAEEALNQKLRRDLRKYKALLKDAQTQLERLKADTPGKTLIRQLRNQLEDAESARSLAMKARQTAEAELTEVQAMFDESHRARNDAEERANAAHRDRAELQAQIEENEEELGELMKKYSATVKQLNTEQINVSEAEFKLNEMEAERNNLKEQVAELQHRLDNVENLGDPSMAMMSKRLELRTKELESRLELEQATRARLEVQVNRHKEALEKLQNEVTQSKMREMQAQDVIKKSQKSLRDMREEFHVVSSREQESLTRRKDLEKKMEQMESEGAALKNDLRLALQRIADLQQAMEEEGEEELSESDESLSSVGSISDLEDRLRPVHVKRSSQQSLNGSIGGGGGSVVSSTRTVVFEKDDNSPRITVTSPSSPHIHKLALAAKAIPANKPDTKPAASTRMELTVPAGQHNGHNA comes from the exons ATGCCTCCCCTGTCGCCTGCTAATGAGGCTACTGCTGACATTGCAGCTTCAGGTGAGGAGAATGCAGGGCCTGTAGAATCGGACCGATTGGAAAAGGAGAAGTTCTTGGCTCGCGTACTGGCAGCCATGAACGGCGGCCCTAGATCAGGAACCCTCGCctccaacaacagcagcggctcATCGTTGAACTCTACGTTGAGTGGATCCGCCCCTCTGGCACGCCCGCCCAAACCACCTGCCAGCCAAGCCAGGAAGCAGCTCCGCCTGCTGCCCAAGCAGCGGGAGCAGAGTCCTGTGCTGAGCAATGGCCACACCACACGTTCCACACTGAGCCACCAGCACACAACCAACAAATACACACTGAAATCCACTGGTGGCAGTGCCGGCAGCTTGTCGCTTTCATCGTCCTTGCTGGGTAATAAGGACTCTGAAATACCGTACGAGGTCTCGCTGAAACTGCCACTGAATCCTCCCACAGGAGCGGACAGTGACCGTCATCGCCTAGTAAACCGTTCGCCTAGTCCGGCCTTCTCCGTGTCCTCGCGATGCTCAACCCAGTCATCAATCTCCAACTTCACCTCGAATTCACGACTGCAGACGCCACCGCGAAGGGTCTTTCCGCAGAGTTACACGCGCGGGTCGGGTGGAGTCGATCCCTACGAAATGCGACAGTTGGAGAGTTCCCCTGTGGTCTTTGATGGCAATCTCTCCTTTGTGCTCGGATGCCAAAGACAGCCGGTGCATCAGTCGATGCGTGCTTCGCCCTCTTTCGAGGATCCGCGCACGTCATCCGCTTATCTGAGTGAGAAGATACAGAATTTCCTGAAGCGCACAGATCATGTACAGGAGGAGTGGACCGCCATGGCCAGGAGGACGCGAAGAACCACCAGCAATAGTGGTCGTGCAGGAGGATCTGAAAGTCGCTGCACCACGCCAGGCAGCACCTGTTCCGGATACGATGACTACGATACCATCTCGCTAATAGAGCGTCAGCGAGAGAGAAACAGCATGGAGCGCTGCGGATCGGTGGGACGCACTCGCTCCTCGCAGAACATCTTGACCAAGGCCTTTCAACTGGCCAAACAGCTTCCCCATACGCCAACGTCACGTGGGAATTCGGTTGCCCGGGATCGGGAGTCATCTGTGGCCACCATTAGTCTAACGACCGGGGAcaatgacgatgatgatgatcgcACCATTCGTGAGGAGGATGATGAG CTATCCGAGCTGACGGTGGACCTGGCCGAGGAGCGATCCACGGCTCACATAGCCACCGAGCGGCTGGAGGCGGAAACCGCCGAACGCTTGAAACTGGAGAAGGAGCTGGGCGATCAAGCCAACAAGGTGAAGAACCTTCAGGAGACGACGGAGAAGCTGGAAATGGAGCTGATATGCGCCAAGTCCGATCTGAATGGCATCTCTGAGGACGAGGATGCAGAGAACGAGGATGGGGTCGGTGGCGGCGTCTACAAGCTCAAGTACGAGCGGGTGGCCAGGGAGCTGGAGTTCACCAAAAGGCGGTTACACACGCAGCATGAGCACGATCTGGAACAGCTGGTCGGGCTCAAGAAGCATTTGGAGATGAAG CTTTCCGATGCCTACGAAGAAGTTGTGGAGCAACGTCAGGTTGTGGGCCAATGGAAGCGCAAGGCACAGAAGATGACCAACGAGATGAACGATCTGCGCATGCTGCTCGAGGAGCAAAATGCGCGCAACAATTTGCTCGAGAAGAAGCAGCGCAAGTTCGACGCCGAGTGCCAGTCCCTGCAGGATGCAGCGCGTCAGGAGCGGCAGGCCAAAGAGCGCTACGGTCGCGAAAAGGACGTCCTGCAGGCCGAGAAGTTTACGCTGGAGCAAACGCTGGCG GACACCCGTCTGGATCTTGACCTCAAGGAGGAGAAACTTGCATCGCTACAGCgcgagctggaggagatgaCCTTTGGTGGCGGCACCGAGGAGGAGTTCGCCCAACTGCGGCGCTCCAAAAATGAAACAGAGCGTCGGGCCAAGGAACAGGAGGAAGAACTGGACGAGATGGCCGGTCAGATACAGCTGCTCGAGCAAGCCAAGCTTCGCCTGGAGATGACCCTGGAAACAATGCGCAAGGAAGCGCGCCGTGAGTCCCAGCAGCGGGACGAAGAGCTGGAAGAAGTACGCGGCAATGGCTACAAGAAGATTAAAGCCCTTGAATGCCAGCTGGAAACTGAGCACGAGGAGCGGACTCTGCTGCTGCGCGAGAAGCACGAGCTAGAGCGTCGTCTCTCCTCCATGGAGGATCGCGATCGTGTTGATCGCGACGCCGAGGAAGCGCTCAACCAAAAACTACGACGAGATCTTCGCAAATACAAGGCCCTGCTCAAGGACGCCCAGACACAGTTGGAGCGACTTAAGGCTGACACGCCTGGCAAGACGCTTATAAGACAACTGCGTAACCAACTGGAGGATGCCGAATCTGCTCGTTCGCTGGCTATGAAAGCGCGACAAACTGCGGAAGCCGAACTTACTGAAGTGCAGGCCATGTTCGATGAGTCGCATCGAGCTAGGAATGACGCGGAGGAGCGAGCCAATGCAGCACACAGAGATCGGGCTGAGCTGCAGGCCCAGATCGAGGAgaacgaggaggagctgggcgAGCTGATGAAGAAGTACAGCGCCACGGTAAAACAACTGAATACAGAGCAGATCAACGTATCCGAGGCTGAGTTTAAGCTCAATGAAATGGAAGCAGAGCGCAATAATCTCAAGGAGCAGGTGGCCGAGCTGCAACACCGACTGGACAACGTTGAGAACTTGGGGGATCCATCTATGGCCATGATGTCCAAGCG ACTGGAGCTGCGCACCAAGGAATTAGAGTCTCGACTGGAACTAGAGCAGGCCACACGGGCTCGCCTTGAAGTGCAGGTGAACCGTCACAAAGAGGCTCTGGAAAAACTGCAGAACGAGGTGACGCAGTCAAAGATGCGTGAGATGCAGGCCCAGGATGTAATCAAAAAATCGCAAAAGAGTTTGCGCGACATGCGCGAAGAGTTTCACGTTGTCTCCAGCCGCGAGCAGGAGTCGCTCACGCGGCGCAAGGACCTCGAGAAGAAGATGGAGCAAATGGAGTCGGAGGGAGCGGCGCTTAAAAACGATCTGCGACTGGCTTTACAGCGAATAGCTGATCTACAACAGGCAATGGAGGAAGAGGGCGAGGAGGAGCTGAGCGAAAG TGATGAAAGCCTCAGTTCGGTGGGCTCTATCAGTGATCTGGAGGATCGACTTCGGCCAGTTCATGTGAAACGCAGCTCACAGCAGTCCTTGAACGGCAGCatcggcggcggaggcggcagCGTTGTCAGCTCCACCCGCACCGTGGTGTTCGAAAAGGACGACAACAGCCCGAG AATAACAGTGACGTCGCCATCGTCGCCACACATTCATAAGCTGGCACTGGCGGCCAAAGCCATACCGGCCAACAAACCGGACACAAAACCTGCAGCGTCTACCAGGATGGAGTTAACAGTGCCAGCGGGCCAGCATAATGGCCATAATGCCTAG